One window from the genome of Streptomyces sp. NBC_01476 encodes:
- a CDS encoding PAS domain-containing sensor histidine kinase yields MTARPPDPGPRRPVAPQSETAFGLLVQGVLDYGIFMLDPEGHVTSWNAGAERIKGYRADEITGRHFSVFYPPEEIAAGKPHRELEIAVAEGRLEDEGWRIRKDGSRFWANVVITALFDETGKLHGFGKVTRDMTERRAAEQALSERRGLFAHLVRAQEAERQRIAWDVHDDSIQAMVAVGMRLQLLSRQVPEPVAAELAALDTAVREAVGRLRNLSFRLHPPGIDRHGLAESLTLHLDDVVRGWGLATEFSHDLRREPAPETAITIFRIVQEALLNVHKHARARTVRLEITSVDGGLLTRVTDDGSGDALAWPAVHPHFGVMEMRERAETAGGWWTMHSGSGAGTTVEFWVPDLPAVPTDRLPYAEETS; encoded by the coding sequence ATGACCGCCCGGCCACCGGACCCGGGACCGCGCCGGCCGGTCGCCCCGCAGTCCGAGACCGCGTTCGGCCTGCTGGTCCAGGGCGTCCTGGACTACGGCATCTTCATGCTCGACCCCGAGGGCCACGTCACCAGCTGGAACGCCGGCGCCGAACGCATCAAGGGCTACCGCGCCGACGAGATCACCGGCCGGCACTTCTCGGTCTTCTATCCGCCCGAGGAGATCGCGGCCGGCAAACCGCACCGGGAGCTGGAGATCGCGGTCGCCGAGGGCAGGCTTGAGGACGAGGGCTGGCGGATCCGCAAGGACGGCTCCCGGTTCTGGGCGAACGTGGTGATCACCGCCCTCTTCGACGAGACAGGGAAACTGCACGGCTTCGGCAAGGTCACCCGCGACATGACCGAACGCCGGGCCGCCGAGCAGGCGCTCAGCGAACGCCGCGGGCTCTTCGCCCACCTGGTACGGGCCCAGGAGGCCGAGCGGCAGCGCATCGCCTGGGACGTCCACGACGACTCCATCCAGGCCATGGTCGCCGTCGGCATGCGGCTGCAGCTCCTGTCCCGCCAGGTACCGGAACCCGTCGCGGCCGAACTCGCCGCGCTGGACACCGCCGTCCGCGAGGCCGTCGGACGGCTGCGCAATCTGAGCTTCCGGCTGCACCCTCCCGGCATCGACCGGCACGGCCTGGCCGAGTCGCTCACCCTGCACCTGGACGACGTGGTCCGCGGCTGGGGACTGGCCACCGAGTTCAGCCACGACCTGCGGCGCGAACCGGCGCCGGAGACCGCCATCACCATTTTCCGGATCGTCCAGGAGGCGCTGCTCAACGTCCACAAACACGCCAGGGCCAGGACCGTCCGGCTGGAGATCACCTCGGTGGACGGCGGACTGCTGACCCGGGTGACCGACGACGGCAGCGGCGACGCGCTGGCGTGGCCCGCGGTCCATCCGCACTTCGGGGTGATGGAGATGCGGGAGCGGGCCGAGACGGCCGGCGGCTGGTGGACCATGCACAGCGGGTCCGGCGCCGGAACCACCGTCGAGTTCTGGGTCCCGGACCTGCCCGCCGTGCCCACCGACCGGCTGCCGTACGCCGAGGAGACGTCGTGA
- a CDS encoding response regulator transcription factor, whose product MPPSPPAATPGAAIRILLVEDHDMVAEAIRMALDRATDLEVVGRSASIGAGLADAARLSPDVVLLDRRLPDGDGIGGIAGLKAAAPHCRVLVLAGEATASVATRVAEAGGAGLLLKTDNLTELQDAVRRVAAGEVAFSKGLLSDVLDRLTGRTPDRGATLTPRERETLDLLGEGLGSAEISRRLGVAVNTARNHIQRVLEKLGARTQLEAVTTARRDGLLR is encoded by the coding sequence ATGCCCCCGTCCCCACCGGCCGCCACCCCCGGGGCGGCCATCAGGATCCTGCTGGTCGAGGACCACGACATGGTGGCCGAGGCGATCCGGATGGCACTGGACCGCGCTACCGACCTGGAGGTCGTCGGCCGCAGCGCCTCCATCGGGGCGGGGCTCGCGGACGCCGCCCGGCTGAGCCCCGATGTGGTGCTGCTCGACCGGCGGCTGCCCGACGGCGACGGCATCGGCGGCATCGCCGGTCTCAAGGCCGCCGCACCGCACTGCCGGGTGCTGGTCCTGGCCGGTGAGGCGACCGCCTCGGTGGCGACCCGGGTCGCCGAGGCCGGCGGCGCAGGACTGCTTCTGAAGACCGACAACCTGACCGAACTCCAGGACGCGGTACGGCGGGTGGCGGCCGGCGAGGTGGCCTTCAGCAAGGGCCTGCTCAGCGATGTACTGGACCGGCTGACCGGCCGCACTCCCGACCGCGGTGCCACCCTCACCCCCCGTGAGCGCGAGACGCTCGACCTGCTCGGCGAAGGACTCGGCAGCGCCGAGATCAGCCGGCGGCTCGGGGTGGCGGTCAACACCGCCCGCAACCACATCCAGCGGGTGCTGGAGAAACTGGGCGCCCGCACCCAGCTGGAGGCCGTCACCACCGCCCGCCGCGACGGGCTGCTGCGGTGA
- a CDS encoding STAS domain-containing protein, protein MTAPALQVRADIHDVRATLALDGELDLDGTQALRAALAECFAAHPQLLVLDLWDLRFCDCAGLNVLLEARITGRERGVDVLVEGVRPQVARLFTLARVDMEFAADARRVPPRIV, encoded by the coding sequence ATGACCGCCCCGGCCCTCCAGGTCAGGGCGGACATCCATGACGTCCGGGCGACGCTGGCCCTCGACGGAGAGCTCGACCTGGACGGGACGCAGGCGCTGCGCGCCGCGCTCGCCGAGTGTTTCGCCGCACACCCCCAACTGCTCGTCCTCGACCTGTGGGACCTGCGGTTCTGTGACTGCGCCGGCCTCAATGTCCTGCTGGAGGCCCGGATCACCGGCCGCGAACGCGGCGTTGACGTCCTGGTGGAAGGCGTACGCCCGCAAGTGGCACGGCTGTTCACGCTCGCCCGGGTCGACATGGAGTTCGCCGCCGACGCACGGCGCGTCCCGCCCAGGATCGTCTGA
- a CDS encoding NAD(P)/FAD-dependent oxidoreductase — MARPKILVVGAGFAGVGCVRRLERRLGPDEADVSLVTPFSYQLYLPLLPQVASGILTPQSIAVSLRRSKKFRTRIIPGGAIGVDTKAKVCVIRKITGEIVDEPYDQIVLAPGSVTRTFDIPGLADNARGMKTLAEAAFIRDHVIAQLDLADASQDQAERASRLQFVVVGGGYAGTETAAYLQRLTATAVKRYPRLDPGLIKWHLIDIAPKLMPELGDKLGMSALKILRRRGIEVSLGVSIAKAGPEEVTFTDGRVLPCRTLIWTAGVVASPLIATLDAETDRGRLAVTAEMNLPGVDGVFGLGDAAAVPDLAKGEEGAYCPPTAQHAMRQGRKVADNVIATLRRQPLQPYTHKDLGLVVDLGGKDAVSKPLGIELRGLPAQVVARGYHWSALRTNVAKTRVLTNWVLNAAAGDDFVRTGFLSRTPAALRDFEYTDSYLTPEQVREHTVALNARQE; from the coding sequence GTGGCACGACCGAAAATCCTTGTGGTGGGCGCCGGATTCGCAGGTGTGGGGTGTGTCCGGCGGCTGGAGCGCCGGCTCGGACCCGACGAGGCCGACGTCTCCTTGGTGACGCCGTTCTCGTACCAGCTCTACCTGCCGCTGCTGCCGCAAGTCGCCTCCGGGATCCTCACCCCGCAGTCGATCGCCGTCTCCCTGCGCCGGAGCAAGAAGTTCCGCACCCGGATCATCCCCGGCGGTGCCATCGGGGTGGACACCAAGGCCAAGGTCTGCGTGATCCGCAAGATAACGGGCGAGATCGTCGACGAGCCGTACGACCAGATCGTGCTGGCCCCCGGCAGCGTCACCCGCACCTTCGACATCCCGGGCCTGGCCGACAACGCCCGCGGTATGAAGACCCTCGCCGAGGCCGCCTTCATCCGCGACCACGTCATCGCCCAGCTCGACCTCGCCGACGCCAGCCAGGACCAGGCGGAGCGCGCCTCGCGGCTGCAGTTCGTGGTGGTCGGCGGCGGCTACGCGGGCACCGAGACCGCCGCATACCTCCAGCGGCTGACCGCCACCGCCGTCAAGCGCTACCCGCGGCTCGACCCGGGCCTGATCAAGTGGCACCTGATCGACATCGCCCCGAAGCTGATGCCGGAACTCGGCGACAAGCTGGGCATGAGCGCGCTGAAGATCCTGCGCCGGCGCGGCATCGAGGTCTCGCTGGGCGTCTCCATCGCGAAGGCCGGCCCCGAGGAGGTCACCTTCACCGACGGGCGGGTACTGCCCTGCCGCACCCTCATCTGGACCGCGGGCGTCGTCGCCAGCCCGCTGATCGCCACCCTGGACGCGGAGACCGACCGCGGCCGGCTCGCGGTCACCGCGGAGATGAACCTGCCCGGCGTCGACGGGGTGTTCGGCCTCGGCGACGCGGCGGCCGTGCCGGATCTCGCCAAGGGCGAGGAAGGCGCCTACTGCCCGCCCACCGCGCAGCACGCCATGCGCCAGGGCCGCAAGGTCGCGGACAACGTCATCGCCACCCTGCGCCGGCAGCCGCTCCAGCCCTACACCCACAAGGACCTCGGCCTGGTGGTGGACCTCGGGGGCAAGGACGCGGTCTCCAAGCCGCTCGGCATCGAGCTGCGCGGCCTGCCCGCCCAGGTGGTGGCCCGCGGCTACCACTGGTCGGCGCTGCGCACCAATGTGGCCAAGACCCGGGTGCTGACCAACTGGGTACTCAACGCGGCGGCCGGCGACGACTTCGTGCGCACCGGCTTCCTCTCCCGCACCCCGGCCGCTCTGCGTGACTTCGAGTACACCGACAGCTACCTCACCCCTGAACAGGTCCGCGAGCACACCGTGGCACTGAACGCCCGTCAGGAGTGA
- a CDS encoding quinone oxidoreductase family protein has product MRAVRIDTFGGPEVLVPVEVPDPVPGPGEVLIRVAAAGVNRADALTRAGTYHRAGKPPLIPGLEAAGTVTGVGAGVEGITAGQKVIAMGAANAPGFYAEAAAVPATRVTVLPDGIDLRSAAALPVAWLTAWYCLNRLGRLAAGDTVVVQAAASGVGSAAVQIAAVAGAHVIAVASSSAKTGWAAELGAEHTVDTSAFPGEAAVDEVLRLTGGRGADIVLDTVGGDVFAQSLREAAFAGRVVALANVALRPSTVDTRDFYPKNVSIHGFQLTALLEHGYDPRPDLRALADRVAAGDYRVPIEASFPLQDAARAHERLEDRTNRGKIILTTG; this is encoded by the coding sequence ATGCGAGCAGTACGGATCGACACGTTCGGCGGACCGGAGGTCCTGGTGCCGGTGGAGGTGCCCGACCCGGTGCCCGGCCCCGGTGAGGTGCTGATCCGGGTCGCCGCTGCCGGGGTGAACCGGGCGGACGCGCTGACCCGCGCGGGCACCTACCACCGCGCCGGCAAGCCGCCGCTGATCCCCGGTCTGGAGGCGGCCGGTACCGTGACCGGAGTGGGCGCGGGCGTCGAGGGCATCACCGCGGGCCAGAAGGTCATCGCCATGGGCGCCGCCAACGCCCCCGGTTTCTACGCCGAGGCCGCCGCGGTGCCCGCCACCCGGGTGACCGTGCTCCCCGACGGGATCGACCTGAGGTCGGCCGCCGCGCTGCCCGTCGCCTGGCTCACGGCCTGGTACTGCCTGAACCGTCTCGGCCGGCTGGCCGCGGGGGACACCGTCGTCGTCCAGGCGGCGGCGAGCGGGGTCGGCAGCGCCGCGGTCCAGATCGCCGCGGTGGCCGGCGCGCACGTCATCGCCGTCGCGAGCTCGTCCGCCAAGACCGGGTGGGCGGCGGAACTGGGCGCGGAGCACACCGTCGACACCTCCGCGTTCCCCGGCGAAGCGGCGGTGGACGAGGTCCTGCGGCTGACCGGGGGCCGCGGCGCGGACATCGTGCTCGACACGGTCGGCGGCGATGTCTTCGCACAGAGCCTGCGGGAGGCCGCGTTCGCCGGCCGGGTCGTCGCCCTGGCCAATGTGGCACTGCGGCCCAGCACCGTGGACACCCGTGACTTCTACCCGAAGAACGTGAGCATCCACGGCTTCCAGCTCACCGCCCTGCTGGAACACGGCTACGACCCCCGCCCCGATCTGCGCGCCCTCGCCGACCGGGTGGCGGCCGGCGACTACCGGGTGCCCATCGAGGCGTCCTTCCCGCTCCAGGACGCCGCCCGCGCCCACGAGCGCCTGGAGGACCGCACCAACCGCGGCAAGATCATCCTCACCACCGGCTGA
- a CDS encoding CGNR zinc finger domain-containing protein, protein MSPDTSSEDSPAGFRFIGGRPCLDFVATLGKRHTTPVEKLPEPAALARWFELAGLHDPGAGGSPLTARDLRGALALREALYRVVRTAMAGGAPAPTDIEVVNEAAARPDLVPRLAPDGGGLSLRRPAAGGAGAALATVARDAVTLVGSPLVGRVKECQNPECSLLFLDDSQARRRRWCSMDRCGNLAKVAGYRSRGRRTGES, encoded by the coding sequence ATGAGCCCCGACACGAGCAGCGAGGACAGCCCGGCCGGCTTCCGGTTCATCGGCGGCCGGCCGTGCCTGGATTTCGTCGCGACCCTGGGCAAGCGTCACACCACCCCGGTCGAGAAGCTGCCGGAACCGGCGGCGCTGGCCCGCTGGTTCGAACTGGCCGGCCTGCACGACCCCGGCGCGGGCGGATCCCCGCTCACCGCCCGGGACCTGCGGGGGGCGCTGGCTCTGCGGGAGGCGCTCTACCGGGTGGTGCGCACCGCGATGGCCGGCGGCGCCCCGGCGCCTACCGACATCGAGGTGGTGAACGAAGCCGCCGCCCGGCCGGATCTGGTGCCCCGCCTCGCCCCGGACGGCGGTGGTCTCTCGCTGCGCCGGCCGGCCGCCGGCGGCGCCGGTGCCGCACTGGCCACGGTGGCCCGCGACGCGGTCACGCTGGTCGGCAGTCCGCTGGTCGGCCGGGTGAAGGAGTGCCAGAACCCGGAGTGCTCACTGCTCTTCCTCGATGATTCGCAGGCACGGCGCCGGCGCTGGTGCTCAATGGACCGCTGCGGGAATCTGGCCAAGGTCGCGGGATACCGCTCCCGCGGCCGGCGCACAGGCGAAAGCTGA
- the paaK gene encoding phenylacetate--CoA ligase PaaK, with amino-acid sequence MDDELLLDPAERLDRDELLALQLDRLKSTLRLAYDHVELYRRKFDAAGVTPADCRSLADLARFPFTTKEDLREAYPFGMFAVPMSEVRRLHASSGTTGLPTVVGYTEDDLSMWADVVARSIRAAGGRPGHKVHVAYGYGLFTGGLGAHYGAERAGCTVIPASGGMTARQVRLIQDFRPEIIMVTPSYMLTLLDEFERQGVDPRGTSLRVGIFGAEPWTEGMRSEIEQRFGIDAVDIYGLSEVIGPGVAQECVETKDGLHIWEDHFYPEVVDPFTDEVLAEGDSGELVFTSLTKQAMPVVRYRTRDLTRLLPGTARPAFRRMEKVTGRCDDMIILRGVNVFPSQIEEIVLRTPGVAPHFRIELTRRGRLDHMAVFAEADRSAAAGPDHRPAAAAAIAQGIKDGVGLTVDVTVVDPETLERSVGKIQRVRDLRAKN; translated from the coding sequence ATGGACGACGAGCTGCTGCTTGATCCGGCGGAGCGGCTGGACCGCGACGAGCTGCTGGCCCTCCAACTCGACCGTCTCAAGAGCACCTTGCGGCTCGCCTACGACCATGTGGAGCTGTACCGGCGGAAGTTCGACGCGGCGGGCGTGACGCCGGCGGACTGCCGGAGCCTGGCCGATCTGGCCAGGTTCCCGTTCACCACCAAGGAGGACCTGCGGGAGGCCTACCCCTTCGGGATGTTCGCGGTCCCGATGTCCGAGGTGCGGCGGCTGCACGCCTCCAGCGGGACCACCGGGCTTCCCACCGTGGTGGGGTACACCGAGGACGACCTGTCCATGTGGGCGGACGTGGTGGCCCGCTCCATCCGGGCGGCCGGCGGGCGCCCCGGGCACAAGGTCCATGTCGCCTACGGCTACGGGCTGTTCACCGGCGGCCTCGGCGCGCACTACGGTGCGGAGCGGGCCGGCTGCACGGTGATCCCCGCGTCGGGCGGGATGACGGCGCGGCAGGTGCGGCTCATCCAGGACTTCCGGCCCGAGATCATCATGGTCACCCCGTCGTACATGCTCACGCTGCTGGACGAGTTCGAACGGCAGGGCGTCGACCCGCGGGGCACCTCGCTGCGGGTGGGGATCTTCGGGGCGGAGCCGTGGACCGAGGGGATGCGGTCCGAGATCGAGCAGCGGTTCGGCATCGACGCGGTGGACATCTACGGCCTGTCCGAGGTGATCGGCCCTGGGGTGGCGCAGGAGTGCGTGGAGACCAAGGACGGGCTGCACATCTGGGAGGACCACTTCTATCCGGAGGTGGTCGATCCGTTCACCGACGAGGTGCTGGCGGAGGGCGACAGCGGGGAGCTGGTCTTCACCTCGCTGACGAAGCAGGCGATGCCGGTGGTCCGCTACCGCACCCGGGATCTGACCAGGCTGCTGCCGGGCACCGCGCGGCCGGCCTTCCGGCGGATGGAGAAGGTCACCGGGCGCTGCGACGACATGATCATCCTGCGGGGGGTCAACGTCTTCCCGAGCCAGATCGAGGAGATCGTGCTGCGGACGCCGGGGGTGGCACCCCACTTCCGCATCGAGCTCACCCGCCGCGGACGGCTCGACCACATGGCCGTCTTCGCCGAGGCGGACCGCTCCGCCGCGGCCGGCCCGGACCACCGGCCCGCCGCGGCGGCGGCCATCGCCCAGGGCATCAAGGACGGCGTGGGCCTCACAGTGGACGTCACCGTCGTCGACCCGGAGACCCTGGAGCGGTCGGTCGGCAAGATCCAGCGCGTACGGGACCTGCGCGCGAAGAACTGA
- a CDS encoding SPFH domain-containing protein — protein MFGYRVPAPDEAMLISGGRRGLGGAPFRVVTGHGKFVPPVFRKTRFLTLAMCEAEVSETCVTKQGIALTVTAVIAFKVGNDHESIVNAGQRFLSDQDQMSVLTGRIFAGHLRSIIGSMTVEEIVTERQKLATEVLETSKTEMGKIGLTVDSLQIQSIDDGATGYIEAMSAPHKAAIQRQAQIAQAQATQASAEAQQAAARNQAEYARQTAVVQAQYNAEVDRAQAQSAQAGPLAQAHAQQEVLAAQTELALRAAELRQQQLVAEIVKPAEAEAERIRVLAVAEAERMRIQAAAAASHDRVALDRMLIDQLPLIVKEAAGGLSGANVNVLNGADGLSEIAAGLVSQGLTILDSVRKNLGNGEGAEARAEVALRNDPGSPNGRPGKSADGPIDIQ, from the coding sequence ATGTTCGGTTACCGCGTTCCCGCACCCGATGAGGCGATGCTGATCTCGGGCGGTCGGCGAGGTCTTGGGGGTGCGCCGTTCCGGGTGGTCACCGGACACGGCAAGTTCGTTCCGCCGGTGTTCCGCAAGACCCGTTTCCTCACCCTCGCGATGTGCGAGGCCGAGGTGTCGGAGACCTGTGTCACCAAGCAGGGCATCGCACTGACCGTCACCGCCGTCATCGCGTTCAAGGTCGGCAACGACCACGAGAGCATCGTCAACGCCGGCCAGCGCTTCCTGTCGGACCAGGACCAGATGTCGGTGCTCACCGGCCGGATCTTCGCCGGCCACCTGCGGTCGATCATCGGCTCGATGACGGTCGAGGAGATCGTCACCGAGCGGCAGAAGCTCGCCACCGAAGTGCTGGAGACCTCGAAGACGGAGATGGGCAAGATCGGCCTGACCGTCGACTCGCTGCAGATCCAGTCCATCGACGACGGAGCCACCGGTTACATCGAGGCGATGTCCGCGCCGCACAAGGCGGCCATCCAGCGGCAGGCGCAGATCGCCCAGGCGCAGGCCACCCAGGCGTCCGCCGAGGCGCAGCAGGCCGCGGCCCGCAACCAGGCGGAGTACGCCCGGCAGACCGCGGTCGTCCAGGCGCAGTACAACGCCGAGGTGGACCGGGCCCAGGCGCAGTCCGCGCAGGCCGGACCGCTGGCCCAGGCGCACGCCCAGCAGGAGGTGCTGGCCGCCCAGACCGAACTGGCGCTGCGCGCGGCGGAACTGCGCCAGCAGCAGCTGGTCGCGGAGATCGTCAAGCCGGCCGAGGCGGAGGCCGAGCGGATCCGGGTGCTGGCCGTCGCCGAGGCGGAGCGGATGCGGATCCAGGCGGCCGCCGCCGCGTCGCACGACCGGGTCGCGCTGGACCGGATGCTGATCGACCAGCTGCCGCTGATCGTCAAGGAGGCGGCGGGCGGGCTGTCCGGCGCCAATGTCAACGTGCTCAACGGGGCGGACGGCCTGAGCGAGATCGCCGCGGGTCTGGTCAGCCAGGGGCTCACCATCCTGGACTCGGTCCGCAAGAACCTCGGCAACGGCGAGGGCGCGGAAGCGCGGGCCGAGGTCGCCCTGCGCAACGACCCCGGGTCCCCGAACGGCCGCCCCGGCAAGTCCGCGGACGGCCCGATCGACATCCAGTGA
- the nhaA gene encoding Na+/H+ antiporter NhaA: MFRGLTASLTGRGDNDRTTAASAWAYIRTETGSAAVLLAATVAALIWVNAAPGAYETVWDTHLMLRLGNHGIDLDLREWVNSGLMTLFFLVVGLEARREFDLGELRDRRRIPLPLLAGVCGMVVPVGIFLAVNAGRSSAHGWGTAMSTDTAFALGMLALLGSRFPPRLHTFILTVAVVDDLLALGVIAVAYSDHISVTPLLIGIGLLVVAAVARSAGLRRGLVYAVLAVVAWVAFLHSGVDPLVVGLILGLMSYAYPAQRDALERASGLFRSFREQPTAELEREARLGIASALSPNDRLQRIWHPWSSYLIVPLFALANAGIQINGALLKDAFTSPITLGILLGYGLGKPIGIVGASALSTRLSRGRLRPPVGWGSVLGGGTIAGIGFTVSLLIATLAFDGRQLEQAKIGVLSAVIFAMLATTGVALVTNRLPEVRRARALLGTAQSLVDLTDPVDPRLDHIRGPMAAPVTVVEYGDFECPYCGQAEDVVRELLSDFGDVRYVWRHLPLSDVHPHAELAAEASEAAGAQGKFWEMRDLLMTRQDALRIVDLMAYAKELGLDTVAFHSALKSHEFRPRVMRDVESADNSGVAGTPTFFINGRRHHGAYDIASLSEAVLAARDRAILKQRA, translated from the coding sequence ATGTTCCGGGGCCTTACTGCGTCCTTGACGGGGCGGGGCGACAACGACCGCACGACGGCGGCATCGGCCTGGGCGTACATCCGCACCGAGACCGGCAGCGCCGCGGTGCTGCTGGCGGCGACGGTGGCGGCGCTCATCTGGGTGAACGCCGCCCCCGGCGCCTACGAGACGGTGTGGGACACGCATCTGATGCTGCGGCTGGGCAACCACGGGATCGATCTCGATCTGCGGGAGTGGGTGAACAGCGGGCTGATGACGCTCTTCTTCCTGGTGGTCGGTCTTGAGGCGCGGCGCGAGTTCGACCTGGGGGAACTGCGTGACCGGCGGCGTATCCCGCTGCCGTTGCTGGCCGGGGTGTGCGGCATGGTCGTCCCGGTCGGGATCTTCCTGGCGGTGAACGCCGGCCGGTCCTCGGCGCACGGCTGGGGCACCGCGATGTCGACCGACACCGCGTTCGCGCTGGGGATGCTGGCGCTGCTGGGCTCGCGTTTTCCGCCCCGGCTGCACACCTTCATCCTCACCGTGGCGGTGGTCGACGACCTGCTCGCGCTCGGGGTGATCGCGGTCGCCTACAGCGACCACATCTCGGTGACGCCGCTGCTGATCGGAATCGGGCTGCTGGTGGTCGCGGCGGTCGCGCGCAGCGCGGGACTGCGGCGCGGCCTGGTGTACGCGGTGCTGGCGGTCGTCGCCTGGGTGGCGTTCCTGCACTCCGGGGTGGACCCGCTGGTGGTGGGCCTGATCCTGGGCCTGATGTCGTACGCCTACCCGGCGCAGCGGGACGCGCTGGAGCGGGCCAGCGGCCTCTTCCGGTCCTTCCGGGAGCAGCCGACGGCCGAACTGGAGCGGGAGGCACGGCTCGGTATCGCCTCGGCGCTGTCGCCCAACGACCGGCTGCAGCGGATCTGGCATCCGTGGAGCAGCTATCTGATCGTGCCGCTCTTCGCACTGGCCAACGCCGGCATCCAGATCAACGGAGCGCTGCTGAAGGACGCGTTCACCTCGCCGATCACGCTGGGCATCCTGCTCGGCTACGGGCTGGGCAAGCCGATCGGCATCGTCGGTGCCTCGGCGCTGAGCACCAGGCTGAGCCGGGGGCGGCTGCGGCCGCCAGTGGGCTGGGGCTCGGTCCTGGGCGGCGGCACCATCGCCGGCATCGGCTTCACGGTCTCGCTGCTGATCGCCACGCTCGCCTTCGACGGCCGGCAGCTGGAGCAGGCGAAGATCGGGGTGCTGAGCGCGGTGATCTTCGCGATGCTCGCCACCACGGGGGTGGCCCTGGTCACCAACCGGCTGCCGGAGGTGCGCCGGGCGCGGGCCCTGCTGGGAACCGCGCAGTCACTGGTGGACCTGACCGATCCGGTGGATCCGCGGCTGGACCACATCCGCGGGCCGATGGCAGCGCCGGTCACCGTGGTGGAGTACGGCGACTTCGAGTGTCCGTACTGCGGGCAGGCCGAGGACGTGGTGCGCGAACTGCTCTCCGACTTCGGTGATGTGCGGTACGTCTGGCGGCACCTGCCGCTGTCCGATGTGCATCCGCACGCCGAACTCGCCGCGGAGGCTTCGGAAGCGGCCGGGGCGCAGGGGAAGTTCTGGGAGATGCGCGATCTGCTGATGACGCGTCAGGACGCGCTGCGGATCGTCGACCTGATGGCGTACGCCAAGGAACTCGGGCTGGACACGGTGGCCTTCCACAGTGCGCTGAAGTCCCATGAGTTCCGGCCGCGGGTGATGCGGGACGTGGAGTCGGCCGACAACAGCGGCGTGGCGGGGACACCGACCTTCTTCATCAACGGCCGCCGGCACCACGGGGCCTACGACATCGCCAGTCTGTCGGAGGCGGTGCTGGCGGCGCGGGACCGGGCGATCCTGAAACAGCGGGCCTGA
- a CDS encoding DUF6296 family protein, with the protein MENPESYELVFHSAADGDDVVSVHRTEQKGSGGYPIYEDETGIVRAEISADDEVRMLASGGHQAPVVPRAVRTLHP; encoded by the coding sequence ATGGAAAACCCGGAAAGCTATGAACTCGTCTTCCATTCGGCTGCGGACGGGGACGACGTCGTGTCCGTCCACCGCACCGAGCAGAAGGGGTCGGGCGGGTACCCGATCTACGAGGACGAGACGGGGATCGTCCGCGCCGAGATCAGCGCGGACGACGAGGTACGGATGCTGGCCAGCGGCGGCCACCAGGCACCTGTGGTGCCCCGGGCGGTACGCACCCTGCATCCCTGA
- a CDS encoding HD domain-containing protein, with amino-acid sequence MSREPSGAAGVAVPDTKLAREATALVRDTTSELIYHHSRRVFLFGSLQGHHRDLSHDPELLYLGAMFHDLGLSERFHGSGRRFEVDSADEARRFLRAHDVPEDSVRRVWTAIALHTTPGIPEFMEPEVALVTAGVEYDVLGIGYTDIPAADREAITALHPRPDFKRRILAAFTDGIKPKPETTFGNVKADVLAAYVPGFERGDFVTTILGSPWPE; translated from the coding sequence ATGAGCAGGGAACCCAGCGGAGCGGCGGGAGTGGCCGTGCCCGACACCAAGCTGGCCCGCGAGGCCACCGCCCTGGTGCGTGACACCACGAGCGAGCTGATCTACCACCATTCGCGGCGCGTCTTCCTCTTCGGGAGCCTCCAGGGGCATCACCGCGACCTCAGCCACGACCCCGAACTGCTCTACCTCGGCGCGATGTTCCACGACCTCGGCCTGTCCGAGCGGTTCCACGGCAGCGGCCGGCGCTTCGAGGTGGACAGCGCGGACGAGGCGCGCCGCTTCCTGCGCGCCCACGACGTGCCCGAGGACAGCGTCCGCCGGGTCTGGACCGCCATCGCGCTGCACACCACCCCGGGCATCCCGGAGTTCATGGAGCCCGAGGTTGCCCTGGTCACCGCGGGCGTCGAGTACGACGTGCTCGGCATCGGCTACACCGACATCCCGGCAGCCGACCGGGAGGCGATCACCGCCCTGCACCCCCGCCCCGACTTCAAGCGGCGCATCCTGGCCGCCTTCACCGACGGCATCAAGCCGAAGCCGGAGACCACCTTCGGCAACGTCAAGGCCGATGTGCTGGCCGCCTACGTGCCCGGTTTCGAACGCGGCGACTTCGTCACCACGATCCTCGGGTCGCCCTGGCCCGAGTGA